The Deltaproteobacteria bacterium HGW-Deltaproteobacteria-4 genome includes a window with the following:
- the trxA gene encoding thioredoxin, whose amino-acid sequence MAGEKVIQLTDDSFDVEVLKSTTPVLVDFWATWCAPCKAIGPLIDTLAVEYDGKIKIGKVNVDDNPATPGKYGVRGIPTLILFKDGKIVDQVVGAVPKNQLDALIRKAL is encoded by the coding sequence ATGGCAGGAGAAAAAGTTATTCAATTGACCGACGACAGCTTTGATGTCGAAGTTCTGAAATCGACAACCCCGGTCCTCGTCGACTTTTGGGCCACCTGGTGCGCCCCGTGCAAAGCGATCGGCCCCCTCATCGACACCCTAGCGGTGGAGTACGACGGCAAGATCAAGATCGGCAAGGTCAACGTTGACGATAATCCCGCCACCCCCGGCAAATACGGCGTGCGCGGCATCCCCACCCTGATCCTCTTTAAAGACGGCAAGATTGTCGACCAGGTCGTCGGCGCCGTTCCAAAGAATCAGCTCGATGCGCTGATTCGCAAAGCACTGTAA
- a CDS encoding phosphoglycerate dehydrogenase — MKILVTDEISQEGLQPLLDDPRMEIDIRLGLPVPELHQLIGGYEALITRSGTLVNPALIDHGRKLKIIARAGVGIDNVDVDYASQKGIIVVNAPYGNVNSAAEHTMALLLSLCRNVPVANTSLKSGEWKRAPFTGSEVKGKTVGIIGLGKVGGRVATRCKAFEAEVIAYDPYIAEKRGDDLGVKLVSLEEIVRYADIITVHTPLNAETRGMINASHFPKMKDGVIIINCARGGIIEEEAMLAALESGRICGSAFDVWSEEPPATETLKKLIGHPKMIVTPHLGANTFEAQKNVAVDVSREIVSYLDGRPMENAVNIPRFDPDLLEHMKPFLDLIQQMGRFLAQLAPAHAGKVTFIYNGKLARYDCAPLTVCGLAALLNRRTDQDVNMVNARLVAETMGIVVEEVRNTESESFSNLITLVMESPEGKRTISGTMFEGIAKIVKLRDFLTDFTPEEHMLVMHYQDRPGMLGKIGTILGESGINIGNMNLGRRKEEGEAMVVFSIDSPLDEATVKRIATEVGARFIKQIEM; from the coding sequence ATGAAGATCCTTGTTACTGACGAAATTTCTCAGGAAGGGCTGCAGCCTCTGCTTGATGATCCCCGCATGGAGATCGATATCCGCCTCGGCCTGCCGGTGCCTGAACTCCATCAGCTCATCGGTGGATACGAAGCCCTGATCACCCGTAGCGGCACTCTGGTTAATCCTGCCCTCATCGACCACGGCCGCAAGCTTAAAATCATCGCCCGCGCCGGCGTCGGTATTGACAATGTCGATGTTGATTATGCCAGTCAGAAGGGGATCATCGTCGTCAATGCCCCTTATGGCAATGTCAACTCGGCGGCGGAACATACCATGGCCCTCCTTCTCTCCCTTTGCCGTAATGTGCCGGTGGCCAACACCAGCCTCAAGTCTGGCGAATGGAAGCGTGCCCCCTTTACCGGTTCCGAAGTCAAGGGGAAGACTGTCGGCATCATCGGTCTCGGTAAGGTCGGCGGCCGCGTCGCCACCCGCTGCAAGGCTTTTGAAGCTGAAGTCATCGCTTACGATCCTTACATCGCCGAAAAGCGTGGCGATGATCTTGGCGTCAAACTCGTCAGCCTCGAAGAGATCGTCCGCTATGCTGATATTATCACCGTCCATACGCCGCTCAATGCGGAAACGCGGGGGATGATCAATGCTTCCCACTTCCCGAAAATGAAAGACGGCGTTATTATTATCAACTGCGCCCGCGGCGGGATCATCGAAGAAGAAGCGATGCTGGCGGCCCTCGAATCCGGCAGGATATGCGGTTCGGCCTTTGACGTCTGGAGCGAAGAACCACCGGCGACCGAGACCCTGAAGAAGCTCATCGGCCATCCGAAAATGATCGTTACCCCGCATCTCGGCGCCAATACCTTTGAGGCCCAGAAGAATGTCGCCGTCGATGTCAGCCGCGAGATCGTCAGCTATCTTGACGGCCGGCCGATGGAGAATGCCGTCAATATCCCGCGCTTCGATCCGGATCTCCTCGAACATATGAAGCCCTTCCTCGATCTCATCCAGCAGATGGGTCGTTTTCTGGCGCAGTTGGCCCCGGCCCACGCCGGTAAAGTCACCTTTATCTATAACGGCAAGCTTGCCCGCTACGATTGCGCTCCTCTCACCGTCTGCGGCCTCGCCGCCCTCCTCAATCGCCGCACCGATCAGGATGTCAACATGGTCAATGCCCGCCTTGTTGCTGAAACGATGGGGATTGTCGTCGAGGAGGTGCGGAATACGGAATCGGAATCGTTCTCGAATTTGATTACCCTGGTCATGGAGTCGCCGGAAGGGAAGCGGACGATTTCCGGGACGATGTTCGAGGGGATCGCCAAGATTGTTAAACTCCGCGATTTCCTTACCGACTTCACCCCGGAAGAGCACATGCTGGTCATGCACTATCAGGATCGGCCGGGGATGCTCGGCAAGATCGGCACCATCCTCGGCGAATCGGGAATCAATATCGGCAATATGAATCTGGGGCGGCGCAAGGAGGAAGGAGAAGCAATGGTGGTCTTCTCTATCGACTCGCCTCTTGACGAAGCGACGGTCAAGCGGATCGCGACCGAGGTGGGTGCCCGCTTTATCAAGCAGATCGAGATGTAG